In the Geobacter sp. FeAm09 genome, one interval contains:
- a CDS encoding DUF2288 domain-containing protein: MELSKEELALSIDEAEWDWLRAHLERGGIILVNDSLDLADAALRVAGDDTEVIADWISAGMIGKPSESQIHAWDGNRHKKFAMLIVSPYVLIQEKTPTFH; this comes from the coding sequence ATGGAACTGAGCAAAGAGGAGCTGGCGCTTTCCATCGACGAGGCGGAATGGGACTGGCTGCGCGCCCACCTGGAGCGGGGTGGCATCATTCTCGTCAACGACAGCCTCGATCTGGCCGACGCCGCCCTGCGGGTGGCGGGCGACGATACGGAGGTCATTGCCGACTGGATCAGCGCCGGGATGATCGGCAAGCCGTCCGAGTCCCAGATTCACGCCTGGGACGGCAATCGCCACAAGAAGTTCGCCATGCTGATCGTCAGCCCCTACGTCCTCATTCAGGAGAAGACCCCCACCTTCCACTGA
- a CDS encoding TSUP family transporter — protein sequence MPALLLLPLLFLTGLVAGLVDSIAGGGGLITIPVLLGVGMPPQAALGTNKLQASFGSGSAMLTFVRSGTVRLDDCRAGIAYTAIGAALGTITVQMLDPALLRHAIPWLLVAIVLYTLLTPRLGYEDIHARVKPGPFFFAAGLVLGFYDGFLGPGTGSFWVMALMLGLGFNMTRATGYTKVMNFTSNVASLALFICGGSVLWREGLIMGVGQFVGARIGARMVVRKGTRFIRPVFVTMVLAITAKLIWQNFH from the coding sequence ATGCCTGCATTGCTCCTGCTACCTCTCCTGTTCCTCACCGGCCTCGTCGCCGGGCTGGTGGATTCCATCGCCGGCGGCGGCGGACTGATTACGATTCCGGTGCTTTTGGGCGTCGGCATGCCGCCCCAGGCCGCCCTCGGCACCAACAAGCTCCAGGCGAGCTTCGGCTCGGGCAGCGCCATGCTGACCTTTGTCCGTTCGGGCACGGTGCGCCTGGACGATTGCCGGGCCGGGATCGCCTATACCGCCATCGGGGCGGCCCTGGGCACCATTACGGTGCAGATGCTCGACCCCGCGCTGTTGCGCCACGCCATCCCCTGGCTTTTGGTCGCCATTGTGCTCTACACCCTTTTGACCCCCCGCCTGGGGTATGAGGACATCCACGCCCGGGTGAAACCGGGCCCGTTCTTTTTTGCGGCCGGCCTTGTCCTGGGCTTTTACGACGGTTTCCTCGGACCGGGCACCGGGTCGTTCTGGGTGATGGCGCTCATGCTCGGTCTGGGGTTCAACATGACCCGGGCAACCGGCTACACCAAGGTCATGAACTTCACCAGCAATGTGGCGTCCCTGGCCCTGTTCATCTGCGGCGGCTCCGTGCTCTGGCGGGAAGGGCTGATCATGGGGGTCGGCCAGTTCGTCGGCGCCCGCATCGGCGCCCGCATGGTGGTGCGCAAGGGGACGCGCTTCATCAGGCCGGTCTTCGTCACCATGGTCCTGGCCATCACGGCCAAGCTCATCTGGCAGAACTTTCATTGA
- a CDS encoding YeiH family protein: protein MKGGVTVKILFWILFFASCLPAVGAPLALAGGIAFGIVAGNPWGNAASDWSRRLLQTSVVGLGFGMNLSQVLTTGRDAFVYTAISICFTMAAGYLLGRLCKTPQRTSLLITFGTAICGGSAIAAMAPVIKAKEEETGVALATVFTLNSAALILFPPLGHLLGMGQRQFGLWSALAIHDTSSVVGAGAAYGSLALAIGTTVKLTRALWIMPSALIAARFAKSEGRAGIPLFIIGFVAAAGIRTLLPQLDSLWHACTGLARQSLVVTLFLIGSSLTREVLGATGVKPLVQGATLWLMVSVASAAAILLGWIA from the coding sequence ATGAAAGGGGGCGTCACGGTGAAGATATTGTTCTGGATACTGTTTTTCGCAAGCTGCCTGCCCGCTGTCGGCGCCCCCCTGGCCCTGGCCGGGGGGATCGCCTTCGGCATCGTGGCGGGCAACCCGTGGGGCAATGCCGCCTCGGACTGGAGCCGGCGCCTGCTGCAAACATCGGTGGTCGGACTGGGGTTCGGCATGAACCTTTCCCAAGTGCTCACAACGGGCAGAGACGCCTTTGTCTACACCGCCATCAGCATCTGTTTCACCATGGCGGCGGGATACCTGCTCGGCAGGCTGTGCAAGACCCCGCAGCGCACGTCACTCCTGATAACCTTCGGCACGGCCATTTGCGGCGGCAGCGCCATCGCCGCCATGGCGCCGGTCATCAAGGCGAAGGAGGAAGAGACCGGCGTGGCCCTGGCAACGGTCTTTACCCTCAATTCCGCGGCCCTGATCCTTTTCCCTCCCCTGGGGCATCTGCTGGGCATGGGGCAGCGGCAGTTCGGACTGTGGTCGGCCCTGGCCATCCACGACACCAGCAGCGTCGTGGGGGCCGGGGCGGCATACGGCAGCCTGGCGCTGGCAATCGGCACCACGGTCAAACTGACCAGGGCGCTCTGGATCATGCCTTCCGCCCTGATTGCCGCCCGGTTCGCCAAATCGGAGGGCAGGGCCGGCATCCCGCTGTTTATTATCGGCTTTGTGGCAGCGGCAGGCATCCGCACCCTGCTGCCCCAACTGGACAGCCTCTGGCACGCCTGCACCGGGCTCGCCCGGCAGAGCCTGGTCGTCACCCTCTTTCTCATCGGCAGCAGCCTGACCAGGGAGGTCCTCGGCGCAACCGGCGTCAAACCCCTTGTCCAAGGCGCAACGCTCTGGCTGATGGTTTCCGTGGCAAGCGCCGCCGCCATCCTCCTGGGCTGGATCGCGTGA
- the pal gene encoding peptidoglycan-associated lipoprotein Pal has product MKPVVGTALMACCVSVIMIAGCANKEVVKSDEPVVQKTEAAKPATSTTTKANAADAAQQAPQKAAEQKTANASQSAKATAQQTSFETIYFGFDQANLSQAARDVLSKNAAAILKTRSDAKIKIEGNCDDRGSAEYNLALGERRANAAQKYLETLGVPADKMSVVSYGKERPAVAGHDEAAWAKNRRDDFVIATP; this is encoded by the coding sequence ATGAAACCCGTTGTAGGAACAGCATTGATGGCCTGTTGTGTGTCCGTGATCATGATCGCCGGTTGCGCCAACAAAGAGGTTGTGAAGAGCGACGAACCGGTCGTTCAGAAGACCGAGGCGGCCAAACCCGCGACCTCGACGACGACAAAAGCGAACGCTGCCGACGCAGCCCAGCAGGCCCCGCAGAAAGCTGCCGAACAGAAAACGGCCAACGCAAGCCAGTCGGCGAAGGCGACGGCGCAACAGACCAGCTTCGAGACGATTTACTTCGGCTTCGACCAGGCGAACCTGAGCCAGGCGGCCCGCGACGTCCTGAGCAAGAACGCCGCCGCCATACTGAAGACGCGCTCCGATGCCAAAATCAAGATCGAAGGCAATTGCGACGATCGCGGCTCTGCGGAATACAACCTGGCCCTGGGAGAACGGCGCGCCAATGCCGCCCAGAAATACCTGGAGACCCTGGGCGTGCCTGCCGACAAGATGTCGGTCGTGAGCTACGGCAAGGAACGGCCGGCGGTGGCCGGGCATGACGAGGCGGCCTGGGCGAAGAACCGTCGTGACGATTTCGTCATCGCAACCCCCTGA
- a CDS encoding glycosyltransferase: MSRPPRVSILMPVRNEARYLTAALESLFRQTMVDWELVVVDDGSTDATPAMLAAAARRDPRVRPLRCREGGLVAALNEGLAACRAPLIARMDGDDIAHPRRLEMQADLLDAEPGIGLAACAFRHFPRPAIKQGMVAYEAWQNGLHDHGTIMRDLFVESPFVHPSVMLRRDLLAGVGGYRDCGWPEDYDLWLRLAAAGCRFARLAQPLFFWRDHPERATRTKAEYAANAFRACKLHHLLPGFLARQQSVVMAGAGLEGRAWQRLLAAEGIGVSRWLDVDPRKIGRQLHGAPIIPPHQLQLSGEKMLVAIGVRGAREEFRRLIHPLGLREGLDFICVA; this comes from the coding sequence GTGAGCAGGCCGCCCCGCGTTTCCATTCTCATGCCGGTGCGCAACGAGGCCCGCTACCTGACGGCCGCCCTGGAGTCGCTCTTCCGGCAGACCATGGTCGATTGGGAACTGGTCGTCGTGGACGACGGTTCCACGGACGCGACCCCCGCCATGCTCGCCGCGGCCGCCCGCCGCGACCCGCGCGTACGCCCCCTGCGGTGCCGGGAAGGGGGGCTGGTGGCGGCGCTCAACGAGGGGCTGGCCGCCTGCCGCGCCCCCCTCATCGCCCGCATGGACGGGGACGACATCGCCCACCCCCGGCGCCTGGAGATGCAGGCGGACCTGCTGGATGCCGAGCCGGGGATCGGGCTTGCGGCCTGTGCCTTTCGCCACTTTCCCCGCCCGGCCATCAAGCAGGGTATGGTGGCCTATGAGGCCTGGCAGAACGGGCTCCATGACCACGGGACCATCATGCGCGACCTGTTCGTGGAGTCCCCGTTCGTGCACCCCAGCGTCATGCTTCGTCGCGACCTGCTGGCCGGCGTGGGGGGGTATCGCGACTGCGGCTGGCCCGAGGACTACGACCTCTGGCTGCGGCTGGCGGCTGCCGGCTGCCGCTTTGCGCGCCTGGCGCAGCCGCTCTTCTTCTGGCGCGACCACCCGGAGCGGGCGACCCGCACCAAAGCGGAGTATGCCGCCAACGCTTTCCGCGCCTGCAAGCTGCATCACCTGCTGCCCGGCTTTCTGGCCCGCCAGCAGAGCGTCGTCATGGCCGGTGCCGGGCTGGAAGGACGCGCCTGGCAGCGTCTTTTGGCGGCAGAGGGCATCGGGGTCTCCCGCTGGCTCGATGTGGACCCCCGCAAAATAGGGCGCCAGTTGCACGGCGCGCCGATCATCCCCCCGCACCAGTTGCAGCTATCCGGCGAAAAAATGCTGGTCGCCATCGGCGTCCGCGGCGCCCGCGAGGAGTTCCGGCGCCTGATCCATCCCCTGGGACTGCGGGAAGGGCTCGACTTTATCTGCGTAGCCTGA